A single window of Helicobacter pylori DNA harbors:
- a CDS encoding tRNA1(Val) (adenine(37)-N6)-methyltransferase, whose protein sequence is MDRKLLRLYQPLNAYSYNSDSLFLYDFSRPFIKNSGAILDIGSGCGILGLLCARDNPLASVHLVEKDSKMAFCSQKNALKFPNAQVFEGDFLDFNPPILYDAIVCNPPFYALGSIKSQIKGHARHQSELDFASLAAKVKKCLKPKGYFIFCYEALSLCLVIEGLKSTKLTLETLRFVQSFKDKNAHLMLGAARNNSKSALKVLPPLITHNSKNQSDNTKEVLSIYQICNTYSIKAPLD, encoded by the coding sequence ATGGATAGAAAACTCTTAAGATTATACCAGCCCTTAAACGCTTATTCTTACAACAGCGATTCGCTTTTTTTATACGATTTTTCACGCCCTTTTATCAAAAATAGCGGCGCGATTTTAGACATAGGCTCAGGGTGTGGGATTTTAGGCTTGCTCTGCGCTAGAGACAACCCGCTAGCGAGCGTTCATTTAGTGGAAAAGGATAGCAAAATGGCGTTTTGCTCCCAAAAAAACGCCCTTAAATTCCCTAACGCTCAAGTGTTTGAGGGCGATTTTTTAGATTTCAACCCTCCGATTTTGTATGATGCGATTGTGTGCAACCCTCCTTTTTATGCTTTAGGCTCTATCAAATCTCAAATTAAAGGGCATGCGAGGCACCAGAGCGAATTAGACTTCGCTTCTTTAGCGGCTAAAGTGAAAAAATGCCTGAAACCTAAAGGGTATTTTATTTTTTGCTATGAAGCCTTGTCGCTTTGCTTGGTCATAGAGGGTTTAAAAAGCACTAAACTCACGCTAGAAACTTTAAGGTTTGTCCAAAGTTTTAAAGACAAAAACGCCCATTTGATGCTTGGAGCGGCTAGGAATAATTCCAAAAGCGCTCTAAAAGTTTTGCCCCCTTTAATCACGCATAATTCCAAAAACCAAAGCGACAACACCAAAGAAGTTTTAAGCATCTATCAAATTTGTAACACCTATTCTATCAAAGCGCCTTTAGATTGA
- a CDS encoding heavy metal translocating P-type ATPase: protein MKCSHCQLEFKESELFKETINHKELHFCCAGCARVYALLLDLNLESFYDKLNDSTLAPVTPQDSMSALELEQALEENNKGELILNLLLEKTHCNACLWLNQKVLERLSGVKKVSVNFTTHHLQIVFEKSLNPKEIIQKIESLGYGAKIYNAKNYALKAQKEQRSYLLTLSVGFFATMNLMFIAIAKYASYGGASYGGANYGTGMDKLMQRNLDLVSLFLSLLVLVVVGRFFIKGAFYGLKNGVLGMDLSVSFGALSAFVYSIYAMLVSQETYFEASSTILTLVFGSKFLELKARLFANEKCLALESHEIHSVIVVENGKQIEKHPKDVAIGSVVWVPSGAKIALDGVLLSNASVDASLISGEFKPLELGVNDQILGGYVNVGVPFSYQVSANFQNSRLSGLLETLKKSFLEKPLIESSANQIADIFSKAVLFLAFVSFLLWQFGLGGDFEKALMVCISVLVISCPCAFALATPIALVIGVFKNPLIVFKEALFLETLAKVEKIFIDKTGTLTQKEVLLKEKIIYEEFDERLLKSLLKVREHLAHSAILKSLDSDEVSLEKIEFFAHGLKASYQNETLLVGSLKFLNAMGVDIPMKESANIMVGFAKNKTLCALFILEERLKSNAKEVVQALQNKGLELEILSGDNESSVKECAKKLGISKYHAHLTPEDKAQTISSYKGVCAMVGDGNNDALALKQASVSLGFEKSALSKSACDILLLEEDLSLLKKAFDNAQKVYQVVLQNIVLSLIYNAILIPVAMLGYINPLIASLSMSASSLLVVLNSLRLKRS from the coding sequence ATGAAATGTTCGCATTGCCAGTTGGAGTTTAAAGAAAGCGAGCTTTTTAAAGAGACCATTAATCATAAAGAATTGCATTTTTGCTGTGCAGGGTGCGCTAGGGTGTATGCGTTATTATTAGATTTGAATTTAGAAAGTTTTTATGACAAGTTAAACGATTCCACTCTAGCCCCCGTAACGCCCCAAGATTCAATGAGCGCTTTGGAATTAGAACAGGCCCTTGAAGAAAACAATAAGGGCGAATTAATCCTTAATCTTTTGCTAGAAAAAACGCATTGCAACGCTTGCTTGTGGCTCAATCAAAAGGTTTTAGAGCGTTTAAGTGGGGTTAAAAAAGTGAGCGTGAATTTCACCACCCACCACTTGCAAATCGTGTTTGAGAAGTCCTTAAACCCTAAAGAGATTATTCAAAAAATTGAGAGTTTGGGCTATGGGGCTAAAATCTATAATGCAAAAAATTACGCTCTAAAAGCGCAAAAAGAGCAGCGCTCCTATTTGCTCACTTTGAGCGTGGGGTTTTTTGCCACCATGAATTTGATGTTTATTGCAATTGCCAAGTATGCAAGTTATGGTGGTGCGAGTTATGGCGGTGCGAATTATGGCACTGGCATGGATAAGCTTATGCAAAGGAATTTGGATCTCGTATCGCTCTTTTTAAGCTTGTTGGTGTTAGTGGTGGTGGGGCGTTTTTTTATTAAGGGGGCGTTTTATGGGCTAAAAAATGGCGTTTTGGGCATGGATTTGAGCGTGTCTTTTGGAGCGTTATCGGCGTTTGTTTATTCCATTTATGCCATGTTGGTGTCTCAAGAAACTTATTTTGAAGCGAGCAGCACGATTTTAACGCTTGTTTTTGGCTCTAAGTTTTTGGAATTAAAAGCCAGGCTGTTTGCGAATGAAAAATGTTTGGCCCTAGAATCGCATGAAATCCATAGCGTGATTGTTGTAGAAAATGGCAAACAGATAGAAAAACACCCTAAAGATGTGGCGATAGGCTCTGTTGTTTGGGTGCCAAGCGGGGCTAAAATCGCACTAGATGGCGTGCTTTTAAGTAATGCGAGCGTGGATGCGTCTTTGATCAGTGGGGAGTTTAAACCTTTGGAATTGGGGGTTAATGATCAAATTTTAGGGGGTTATGTGAATGTGGGCGTGCCTTTTAGCTATCAAGTGAGTGCTAATTTCCAAAACTCACGCCTTTCTGGTTTGTTAGAAACTTTAAAAAAGAGTTTTTTAGAAAAGCCCTTAATTGAGAGTAGCGCGAATCAAATTGCGGATATTTTTTCTAAAGCGGTGTTGTTTTTAGCCTTTGTAAGCTTTTTGTTATGGCAATTTGGTTTGGGGGGTGATTTTGAAAAAGCCTTAATGGTGTGTATTAGCGTGTTAGTTATCAGCTGCCCTTGCGCGTTCGCTTTGGCTACGCCCATTGCGTTAGTGATAGGGGTGTTTAAAAACCCTTTAATCGTGTTTAAAGAAGCGTTGTTTTTAGAAACCTTGGCTAAAGTGGAAAAAATCTTTATAGACAAAACCGGCACGCTCACGCAAAAAGAAGTCCTTTTAAAAGAAAAAATCATTTATGAAGAATTTGATGAAAGGCTTTTAAAGAGCCTTTTAAAAGTGAGGGAGCATTTAGCCCATAGCGCGATTCTTAAATCTCTAGATAGCGATGAGGTTAGTTTAGAAAAGATAGAGTTTTTCGCTCATGGCCTGAAAGCGAGCTATCAAAACGAAACCCTGCTAGTGGGGAGTTTGAAATTTTTAAACGCTATGGGGGTGGATATACCAATGAAAGAGAGCGCTAATATCATGGTAGGCTTTGCGAAAAATAAAACTTTATGTGCGTTATTCATTTTAGAAGAGCGTTTGAAAAGTAACGCTAAAGAAGTCGTTCAGGCTTTGCAAAATAAAGGTTTAGAATTGGAAATTTTAAGCGGGGATAATGAAAGCTCGGTTAAGGAGTGTGCGAAAAAATTAGGGATTTCTAAATATCATGCCCATTTGACCCCTGAAGATAAGGCTCAAACCATCAGCTCTTATAAGGGCGTTTGCGCGATGGTAGGCGATGGCAATAATGACGCGCTAGCCTTAAAACAAGCGAGCGTTTCTTTAGGGTTTGAAAAAAGCGCTTTGAGTAAAAGCGCATGCGATATTTTGCTTTTAGAAGAGGATTTGAGTTTGCTAAAAAAAGCGTTTGATAACGCTCAAAAAGTCTATCAAGTGGTGTTGCAAAACATTGTTTTGAGCTTGATTTATAACGCTATTTTAATCCCAGTCGCTATGCTAGGATACATCAACCCTTTAATAGCGAGTTTGAGCATGAGCGCTAGCTCTCTCTTAGTGGTTTTAAACTCTTTGAGGTTGAAACGCTCTTAA
- a CDS encoding CopD family copper resistance protein encodes MDAIYPYVLVVHLLCAIIFIGYLFFDGVIFPNVKKMFGEEFANKANTGITQRAIKIMPLCVLGLVLTGGMMLGQYMGGDKGWCETPFQKILMLKVILALSIFLLVLFSLSCKFFGKKNPIGKYIHPIALTFGFLIAILAKTMWFV; translated from the coding sequence ATGGATGCGATTTATCCTTATGTGTTGGTTGTTCATTTATTGTGCGCCATTATTTTTATTGGCTACTTGTTTTTTGATGGGGTAATTTTCCCTAATGTGAAGAAAATGTTTGGCGAAGAGTTTGCCAATAAAGCGAATACAGGAATCACTCAAAGAGCGATCAAAATCATGCCCTTATGCGTTTTGGGGCTTGTTTTAACAGGGGGCATGATGCTTGGCCAATACATGGGGGGCGATAAAGGCTGGTGTGAAACCCCTTTTCAAAAGATACTCATGCTTAAAGTGATTTTAGCGTTAAGCATTTTTCTTTTGGTACTTTTTTCTTTATCGTGTAAGTTTTTTGGCAAGAAAAACCCTATTGGTAAATATATCCACCCTATCGCTCTAACTTTTGGCTTTTTAATCGCCATTTTAGCCAAAACGATGTGGTTTGTTTAA
- a CDS encoding outer membrane protein, with protein sequence MVFNFMTKKKNRMQDCKMVGKNFNRKESVLIAQSLDISKKGSVILGALLSSLWLTNPLNAHEKNGAFVGISLEVGRADQKTNAYKNGELFQVPFGDVSANDNGKVPDGQTGGCQPASGTPGTPGYTKANCVVNWTSRTMLSTNKNIPGRNQPMYGLGVMTGYKHFIGKKRWFGLRYYGFFDYGHTNFSNSRAANAISPFYLSDQKADMYTYGFGTDMLFNIIDKPKATAGFFVGVNFAGNTWTNNRVGYFKDGYVYGVNTDADAYMTNADGTITCGDTTPASCDVGINPNSVYATGKLNAKVNHTIFQFLVNVGIRTNIFEHHGIEFGIKIPTLPNHFFKGSTTIRAKKQGPLENGQPTTITGAETNFSLTQTLRRQYSMYLRYVYTF encoded by the coding sequence GTGGTGTTCAATTTTATGACAAAGAAGAAAAATAGGATGCAAGATTGCAAAATGGTTGGTAAAAATTTTAATCGTAAGGAATCTGTTTTGATAGCTCAATCTTTAGATATTTCTAAAAAAGGCTCGGTAATTTTAGGCGCTCTTTTGAGTTCGTTATGGCTGACAAACCCCTTAAATGCTCATGAAAAGAATGGCGCGTTTGTGGGGATTAGCTTGGAAGTGGGTAGGGCTGATCAAAAGACCAACGCTTATAAAAACGGCGAGTTGTTTCAAGTGCCTTTTGGCGATGTTTCGGCTAATGATAATGGCAAAGTTCCTGACGGGCAGACCGGTGGCTGCCAGCCAGCTTCAGGGACGCCAGGAACGCCAGGCTACACTAAAGCTAACTGCGTGGTCAATTGGACTTCTCGCACCATGCTTAGCACCAATAAAAACATTCCTGGCCGTAACCAGCCGATGTATGGGCTAGGCGTGATGACAGGCTATAAGCATTTTATCGGTAAAAAAAGGTGGTTTGGGTTGCGTTATTATGGCTTTTTTGATTATGGGCATACCAATTTCTCTAACTCCAGAGCCGCTAACGCTATATCGCCTTTTTATTTGAGCGATCAAAAAGCAGACATGTATACTTATGGTTTTGGCACAGACATGCTTTTTAACATTATAGATAAGCCTAAAGCCACAGCTGGGTTTTTTGTGGGCGTGAATTTTGCGGGTAACACTTGGACCAATAATCGTGTGGGGTATTTTAAGGACGGGTATGTTTATGGCGTCAATACGGACGCTGACGCTTACATGACTAACGCTGATGGCACGATCACATGCGGGGACACGACGCCGGCGAGTTGTGATGTGGGGATTAACCCTAATAGCGTCTATGCCACAGGAAAATTGAACGCTAAGGTGAATCACACGATTTTCCAATTTTTAGTAAATGTGGGCATTAGAACTAATATTTTTGAACACCATGGCATTGAGTTTGGTATCAAAATCCCCACGCTCCCTAACCACTTTTTCAAAGGCTCTACTACTATAAGAGCGAAAAAACAAGGCCCGCTAGAGAATGGCCAACCAACCACTATCACCGGAGCAGAAACCAATTTCAGCTTGACCCAAACCTTACGCCGTCAGTATTCTATGTATTTGCGCTATGTTTATACTTTTTAA